One Nocardioides luti DNA window includes the following coding sequences:
- a CDS encoding polysaccharide biosynthesis tyrosine autokinase gives MDLRDHVRMLILHWLGVLIIVALVVAGASAYTFTRTKIYAAEATGFVNTGGSTNAALGSVGDELSKSRATSYVSIAKSRAVAQQVVDDLGLDTDPSTLVGDISVEQPLDTVLIQITARESSPEGAQELADAWVEALATQVKKLEDPNGAERVGTPRVQVYGAAALPSSPVSPKPLRNLVLALLLGLALGYGYALLRHNLDRRLRTPQVVQDRFDVAVMGSVPMAGVLGHEPGERAELALEVGDGAQRQREAAEAFRKLRTNLIFMEVDNPPRVIVVTSPQPGDGKSTVAANLAAAVAVSGQPVILVDGDLRRPTVGGSFQVDQEIGLTDVLVGRLKPWEALQPSAVSDNLQVMSAGRIPPNPSELLGSQAMKSLLAELSSKAMVIVDAPPLLPVTDAAILTAAADGALVVISAGRTLDAELSQALGHLASVNGRALGIIMNKSSRRTTGGYYYYESSYYGTDDDKKATRKRAGRRSSPKRSRGRSKA, from the coding sequence ATGGATCTGCGTGACCACGTCCGGATGCTCATCCTCCACTGGTTGGGCGTGCTGATCATCGTCGCGCTCGTGGTGGCGGGGGCTTCGGCCTACACCTTCACCCGCACCAAGATCTACGCCGCCGAGGCCACCGGCTTCGTGAACACGGGCGGCAGTACGAACGCCGCGCTCGGGTCCGTGGGTGACGAGCTCTCCAAGTCGCGGGCGACGTCGTACGTGTCGATCGCAAAGAGCCGGGCCGTGGCGCAGCAGGTCGTCGATGACCTGGGTCTGGACACGGATCCCTCGACGTTGGTGGGCGACATCTCGGTCGAGCAGCCGCTCGACACGGTGCTGATCCAGATCACGGCGAGGGAGAGCTCCCCCGAGGGTGCTCAGGAGCTGGCCGACGCCTGGGTCGAGGCGCTGGCCACCCAGGTGAAGAAGCTCGAGGACCCCAACGGCGCCGAGCGCGTGGGCACCCCGCGCGTCCAGGTGTACGGCGCTGCCGCACTGCCGTCGAGTCCGGTGTCACCCAAGCCGCTCCGCAACCTTGTCCTGGCCCTGCTGCTGGGGCTGGCCCTCGGCTACGGCTACGCACTCCTGCGCCACAACCTCGATCGACGCCTGCGCACCCCGCAGGTCGTCCAGGACCGGTTCGACGTCGCCGTCATGGGCAGCGTGCCCATGGCGGGCGTGCTCGGGCACGAGCCCGGTGAGCGCGCCGAGCTCGCGCTCGAGGTCGGGGACGGAGCCCAGCGTCAGCGGGAGGCGGCCGAGGCCTTCCGCAAGCTGCGCACCAACCTCATCTTCATGGAGGTCGACAACCCGCCGAGGGTCATCGTCGTGACCAGCCCGCAGCCAGGCGACGGCAAGTCGACCGTTGCCGCCAACCTCGCTGCCGCGGTGGCTGTGAGTGGACAGCCGGTCATCCTGGTCGATGGCGACCTGCGTCGGCCAACCGTCGGCGGCTCCTTCCAGGTGGACCAGGAGATCGGTCTGACCGACGTGCTGGTGGGCCGGCTCAAGCCGTGGGAGGCGCTCCAGCCATCAGCCGTGAGCGACAATCTGCAAGTCATGTCGGCGGGGCGCATCCCGCCGAACCCGAGCGAGCTCCTCGGCTCGCAGGCCATGAAGTCGCTTCTCGCCGAGCTGTCCAGCAAGGCGATGGTGATCGTGGACGCCCCGCCGCTCCTCCCGGTCACCGACGCTGCGATCCTCACCGCGGCCGCCGACGGCGCCCTGGTCGTCATCTCGGCCGGTCGCACCCTCGACGCCGAGCTGTCCCAGGCCCTGGGGCACCTCGCGTCGGTCAACGGCCGGGCGCTCGGGATCATCATGAACAAGTCCAGCCGCCGGACGACCGGGGGCTACTACTACTACGAGTCGTCGTACTACGGCACAGACGACGACAAGAAGGCCACGCGCAAGCGGGCGGGCCGTCGATCCTCGCCGAAGCGGTCGCGAGGTCGGAGCAAGGCGTGA
- a CDS encoding PqqD family peptide modification chaperone, whose translation MSQSDDPEIVWRHHPDVAHVDSGDRIALLDLRHPEQPPFLLEGTAALVWRGVNGHRSVGEIVASLAAEFDVAREQVAADIGPFLEDLQRRHLISQAELEGLHGQA comes from the coding sequence GTGAGCCAGTCGGATGACCCCGAGATCGTCTGGAGGCATCATCCGGACGTGGCGCACGTCGACAGCGGGGACCGGATCGCTCTCCTGGACCTGCGGCACCCCGAGCAGCCTCCGTTCCTTCTCGAGGGGACAGCGGCCCTAGTGTGGCGCGGTGTCAACGGCCACCGCAGCGTTGGGGAGATCGTGGCGTCATTGGCGGCCGAGTTCGACGTTGCTCGAGAGCAGGTGGCGGCCGACATCGGACCCTTCCTCGAGGACCTCCAGCGACGTCACCTCATCAGCCAGGCTGAGCTCGAAGGTCTACATGGTCAAGCTTGA
- a CDS encoding ATP-binding protein, protein MVKLDEPPVVATVEAMECVVRIECTGPGAGDLMEQVERAWTRCRVPDGLPPDITLPVSIASLAEESTIPDAGPSGEMLAEALEALTQLVTIEAITWHAGALLMLHAAALADPTNGRTVLFVGPSGMGKTTVAQRLGQQLGYVTDETAALTATRRLLRYPKPLSIIAGDGAKEQVSPDELGLVAAPDDLEIAAVVLLDRRTDALPFLEPVQSAEAVALLAEHTSHLADLPDPLRRLGALCDSVGGALRATYRDTDQLGALVVQLLGAGDPGVSS, encoded by the coding sequence ATGGTCAAGCTTGACGAGCCTCCCGTTGTCGCCACCGTCGAGGCCATGGAGTGCGTGGTGCGCATCGAGTGCACCGGTCCTGGTGCTGGTGACCTGATGGAGCAGGTGGAGCGGGCCTGGACCCGGTGTCGGGTGCCCGACGGACTTCCACCGGACATCACCCTTCCGGTGAGCATCGCGTCGTTGGCAGAGGAGTCGACGATTCCCGATGCCGGCCCATCCGGAGAGATGTTGGCGGAGGCGCTCGAGGCCCTGACTCAGCTCGTGACCATCGAGGCGATCACATGGCACGCCGGTGCCCTGCTGATGCTGCACGCTGCGGCCCTGGCGGATCCGACGAATGGGCGCACCGTACTCTTCGTGGGGCCATCCGGGATGGGCAAGACGACGGTGGCGCAGCGGCTCGGGCAGCAGTTGGGTTACGTCACCGACGAGACGGCAGCGCTGACGGCGACCAGACGACTCCTGCGCTACCCCAAGCCACTCTCGATCATCGCGGGCGACGGAGCGAAGGAGCAGGTCTCACCCGATGAGTTGGGGTTGGTCGCCGCGCCGGACGACCTCGAGATCGCGGCAGTGGTGCTGCTCGACCGAAGGACGGACGCCCTACCCTTCCTGGAGCCGGTGCAGAGCGCTGAGGCAGTCGCCTTGCTTGCCGAGCACACGTCTCACCTAGCCGATTTGCCCGATCCACTACGCCGGCTAGGCGCGCTCTGCGACTCGGTCGGGGGAGCCCTTCGGGCGACCTACCGCGACACGGATCAGTTGGGCGCACTCGTCGTACAGCTGCTGGGAGCCGGCGACCCGGGGGTCAGCTCGTGA
- a CDS encoding nucleotidyltransferase family protein, protein MISRVAHDAGVRALAIKGPILAEQRLRSSRIQSIDIDVLIPPSERDRFLRVLSAQGWHDQQAPDKGSILGSHAVSLANVRWPAELDVHVNFPGMLEDSETVFRELWRRRVTEVVGGGPVIASDPASSAIIAGLHLCRDGDQDGLTDLAGRIACVLSDQMRSDLKSLAANVGAMETLRPLLEMLGVDAPVARPSADLELWRLRVGAPVVGVPLIVDLMRSPWRSAPSVLARYLNPDDRELGERFPSEAQSPRRLNRLRLRRIAVGVISMPRAVIAARSYLWISIRSRSATLLGRLPRPQRSHSEPPKT, encoded by the coding sequence ATGATCTCCCGCGTCGCACATGACGCGGGAGTTCGTGCGTTGGCGATCAAGGGCCCGATTCTCGCGGAGCAACGTCTGCGATCATCACGGATTCAATCGATCGACATCGATGTCTTGATCCCCCCGTCTGAGCGAGACAGGTTCCTTCGAGTGCTTTCGGCGCAGGGTTGGCACGATCAACAAGCGCCCGACAAGGGGAGCATTCTGGGCTCGCACGCAGTCTCGCTTGCGAACGTGCGCTGGCCTGCGGAACTGGACGTCCACGTAAATTTTCCTGGCATGTTGGAGGACTCCGAAACCGTCTTCCGCGAGCTGTGGAGGCGCCGGGTGACGGAGGTCGTCGGTGGAGGGCCTGTGATCGCTTCAGACCCTGCCAGCAGCGCCATCATTGCGGGCTTGCATCTCTGCCGAGACGGGGATCAAGACGGTCTCACCGACCTCGCAGGTCGAATCGCGTGCGTGTTATCGGACCAGATGCGTTCGGACCTGAAGAGTCTCGCTGCCAACGTGGGCGCAATGGAAACGCTCCGCCCCTTGCTTGAGATGTTGGGTGTGGACGCTCCTGTCGCTCGGCCTTCGGCTGACCTTGAGCTCTGGCGGCTGCGTGTTGGGGCTCCGGTGGTTGGCGTTCCACTCATCGTGGATCTCATGCGTTCGCCATGGAGATCGGCGCCCAGTGTCTTGGCGAGATACTTGAACCCCGATGACCGAGAACTGGGAGAACGATTCCCGTCCGAGGCGCAATCTCCGCGTCGGCTGAATAGGTTGAGACTACGCAGGATCGCGGTCGGAGTGATCTCGATGCCCCGCGCAGTCATCGCCGCGCGCAGCTACTTGTGGATCAGCATCAGGTCTAGGTCCGCGACCCTGCTGGGACGGCTTCCGCGACCGCAACGCAGCCATTCCGAACCTCCGAAGACCTGA
- a CDS encoding DUF1972 domain-containing protein: MGTVNTAINILGTRGIPAGHGGFETFAEEYSLHLVGRGVTVRVYCPSERREDVEWRGVSLIKIKAPDTAIGSMLFDLKATVHAARHGGLNLVLGYNTAVINLLLNIVRRPYFINMDGIEWQRRKWGRLAKLWFRLNERVASAAATGLIADHPAIAAHLEPITRRKIVISMIPYGSRESSNGKSAVGRESLVERWGLNGAYALIIARPEPENSIEEMVAAWSQKPRGANLVVLGRYTEENPYTKRVLDVASDEVRFIGPVYEKSTLDILRECAAFYMYGHTVGGTSPTLVEALGCGSPILALDSVYSRWVAGSSAEYFATQEECASQIERLLQDEDLRKRLSGEARARHSEEFVWSKIFRSYDNALGLDA, encoded by the coding sequence TTGGGAACTGTAAACACGGCCATCAATATCCTCGGAACGCGGGGAATCCCCGCAGGGCACGGGGGTTTCGAAACTTTCGCTGAGGAATACTCGCTCCACCTGGTCGGCCGCGGAGTCACGGTGCGCGTCTACTGCCCGAGTGAGAGGCGCGAGGACGTTGAGTGGCGGGGTGTCTCCTTGATTAAGATCAAGGCGCCTGACACGGCAATCGGGAGCATGCTGTTCGATCTCAAGGCTACTGTCCACGCCGCTCGGCATGGTGGCCTGAATCTGGTCCTGGGCTATAACACCGCCGTGATCAACCTTCTGCTGAACATTGTAAGACGACCGTATTTCATCAATATGGATGGAATCGAATGGCAGCGACGCAAGTGGGGTCGACTCGCCAAACTCTGGTTCAGGCTGAACGAGCGTGTCGCTTCTGCGGCGGCCACGGGTCTGATCGCAGACCACCCGGCAATTGCAGCTCACCTCGAACCAATTACAAGGCGCAAAATCGTCATATCGATGATCCCCTACGGCTCGCGCGAGTCCTCCAACGGGAAATCAGCGGTTGGCCGGGAGTCCCTCGTTGAGCGTTGGGGACTTAACGGCGCTTATGCCCTCATTATTGCGCGGCCCGAGCCAGAGAATTCGATTGAAGAGATGGTGGCGGCTTGGAGTCAAAAGCCGCGTGGGGCCAACTTGGTGGTACTCGGCAGATATACCGAAGAGAACCCTTACACGAAGCGCGTACTGGACGTCGCCTCCGATGAGGTTCGATTCATTGGGCCTGTCTATGAGAAGTCCACCCTGGACATCCTGAGGGAATGTGCAGCGTTCTATATGTACGGTCACACGGTGGGGGGAACGAGTCCTACCCTGGTTGAAGCGCTCGGCTGTGGCAGCCCTATCCTGGCACTGGACTCGGTCTACAGTCGGTGGGTCGCGGGCAGCTCGGCGGAATACTTTGCCACCCAGGAAGAATGCGCATCACAAATCGAACGACTTCTGCAGGACGAGGATCTGCGAAAGCGCCTCTCTGGCGAGGCCAGGGCCCGGCATTCCGAAGAATTTGTCTGGAGCAAGATTTTCCGTAGTTACGACAACGCGTTAGGATTAGACGCTTGA
- a CDS encoding SDR family oxidoreductase, whose product MKYNRVYIAGCGGMLGASVHESWSRRATVMASDLAPRDNWLRHLDVADYGAFKDEVLSFKPDLLVNLAAQTDLEFCEQNVDLAWASNAIGAENGALLASQLDIPYVYISTAGIFDGGQEVYLDYDDPNPLTVYAKSKYHGEKFVASYLRKYFILRAGWMMGGGPDLDKKFINKIYRQLRDGATEIFAVTDKLGTPTYTVDFAEGMVKIAESEIYGLYNQVCGGSGSRYDVAKEFVRLLGLGDSVAVTPVTSEHFAQEYFADRPSSEQLVNHKLDLRGMNYMRPWQEALAHYAEVFKQDLAQ is encoded by the coding sequence TTGAAATACAACCGGGTATACATTGCTGGGTGCGGCGGGATGCTCGGCGCTTCCGTGCATGAGTCGTGGAGTCGTCGAGCAACGGTGATGGCCAGCGACTTGGCACCTAGGGATAATTGGCTGAGACATCTTGACGTCGCTGACTATGGAGCCTTCAAGGACGAGGTCCTCAGTTTCAAGCCAGATCTACTCGTCAACCTCGCCGCGCAGACTGATCTCGAGTTTTGTGAGCAGAACGTTGACCTCGCCTGGGCGTCCAATGCTATCGGTGCGGAGAATGGCGCACTGCTCGCCAGCCAGTTGGACATTCCCTACGTCTATATCTCAACCGCTGGCATTTTCGACGGCGGTCAGGAGGTGTACTTGGACTATGACGACCCTAACCCCCTCACTGTATATGCGAAAAGTAAGTATCACGGCGAAAAGTTCGTCGCTTCCTATCTGAGGAAGTATTTCATTCTTCGGGCTGGCTGGATGATGGGTGGGGGCCCGGATCTTGACAAGAAGTTTATTAACAAGATTTACCGCCAGCTGCGTGACGGCGCCACCGAAATCTTCGCCGTGACGGACAAGCTGGGAACGCCCACCTACACGGTGGACTTTGCCGAGGGCATGGTCAAGATCGCAGAGAGCGAAATTTATGGCCTCTACAACCAGGTGTGCGGCGGATCAGGTAGCCGATACGATGTCGCGAAGGAATTCGTTCGTCTTCTGGGGCTGGGTGACTCGGTCGCAGTGACGCCGGTGACGTCGGAACACTTCGCGCAGGAATACTTCGCTGATAGACCTTCGTCTGAGCAGTTGGTCAACCACAAGCTAGATCTGAGGGGTATGAACTACATGCGGCCGTGGCAAGAAGCTCTTGCTC